Proteins from a single region of Streptomyces spectabilis:
- a CDS encoding non-ribosomal peptide synthetase — protein MSANRDIPLSVTLPTADRDAPLVASSAQQRLWFLSQMPGASEAYHLPTAVELRGVLDREALSRALDALVARHEVLRTRLVAVAGAAVQQIDPPGAGLPLTADDLTGRPDAEAELARVRREEAAAPFDLARGPLVRGRLVTLGADRHVLLLTVHRIVADDWSMGVLTREVGALYAAFREGAPDPLPPLPAQYADHAARQRQWLADPSPDGGAARQSAYWRQTLADAPAILELPTDRPRPAEQDHRGGRVRLSFDEDLTAALKDLGGRAGATPSMTVLAAWALVVARAAGQSDVVIGTPSAGRGPELEGLVGCFAHSLALRIDVSDDLTVAGLLDRVRTATLSAQNHQDLPFEQVVELVKPVRSLAHTPLFQVTFAWRGDEEPSWALPGLEATPLASPYPVAEFDLALSLAEEGGRLTGTLVYATALFDAGTAERYGRQLRHVLAQLAAGPDTRVADVTLLDDKARRQVLVDFNDTARAVSPAGLVERFEARARELPGQTAVVHGDDALDYATLERRANRLAHALIARGIGTDRVVGLHTHLSVDLLVGILGVLKAGGAYLPLDPALPAERLAGMVADAGALLVLSNDAAPPDDAWQQLTAVEAEGQRDDAPGRGFRPDDLAYVIYTSGSTGRPKGVAATHRGILNLLDYWLTQFEATPGQASAMWPSFAFDASVQELLLPLTSGGVLQLVPKEVRDDPEALLGWMREHRIVEALLPPAYVKWICEAPEERLAGLSLRYIHTGLEPLPEDSLHRMTQVLPGLHILNGYGPTETALYCTAYLTPKPLERQAPIGPPVANTRAYVLDERLRPVPVGVVGELYIAGAGMARGYLGRPDLTAERFVADPFVPGARMYRSGDLVRWLPEGDLLYAGRRDHQVKVRGFRIELGEIEATLLDQPGVSEAAVIADRDGAGEPQLVAAVGVGDAAPRPAAEWRAALARRLPAHMIPGIFVEVPRLPQTQNGKLDRAALLERARADRPAQVNLASPRDHIELTLYQIWRGLLLQPDIGIRDSFFDIGGTSISAIKLVHAIREAFGETLLVREVMLHPTIEELGGRLRRGASGAPPSNLLQFRPGDGDAHVVCVHPAGGTAFCYLSLAKALPEHIGVHGVQSLGVNPGETFLPTVEAMAEAYLELIEPLSGGPLILTGLSYGGLVVHEMGRRLAAAGHRDVSVVLLDAQGAGNAEQRANIATVDMAEFRDKLVKFNGMYPGIDDRQIEQYFHIYNHNRTTAGVYDPLPTGARTVFMQATEDATEQFLADIRDFWRCRADGDFEVEPVACDHWEMLESDEVLRVAARIESELARFAGSGEARFTESAPAREAE, from the coding sequence TTGTCCGCGAACCGCGACATCCCCCTTTCCGTCACCCTCCCGACCGCGGACCGCGATGCCCCCCTCGTGGCGTCCTCCGCACAGCAACGGCTGTGGTTCCTGTCGCAAATGCCGGGCGCGAGCGAGGCGTACCACCTGCCCACGGCGGTGGAGCTGCGGGGCGTCCTGGACCGGGAGGCGCTGAGCCGGGCCCTGGACGCGCTCGTCGCCCGCCACGAGGTGCTGCGCACCCGTCTCGTGGCCGTCGCGGGCGCGGCCGTCCAGCAGATCGACCCGCCCGGCGCGGGCCTGCCCCTCACCGCCGACGACCTGACCGGCCGGCCGGACGCCGAGGCCGAACTCGCGCGCGTGCGCCGGGAGGAGGCCGCCGCCCCGTTCGACCTGGCGCGCGGGCCCCTGGTCCGCGGCCGTCTGGTGACCCTCGGCGCCGACCGGCACGTCCTGCTGCTCACGGTGCACCGCATCGTGGCCGACGACTGGTCCATGGGCGTGCTGACCCGTGAGGTCGGCGCGCTGTACGCGGCCTTCCGCGAGGGCGCGCCCGACCCGCTGCCGCCGCTGCCCGCGCAGTACGCCGACCACGCCGCCCGGCAGCGGCAGTGGCTGGCCGACCCCTCGCCCGACGGGGGCGCGGCCCGGCAGAGCGCCTACTGGCGGCAGACCCTCGCGGACGCCCCGGCGATCCTCGAGCTGCCGACCGACCGGCCGCGCCCGGCCGAGCAGGACCACCGCGGCGGGCGCGTGCGCCTCTCCTTCGACGAGGACCTGACGGCCGCGCTCAAGGACCTCGGCGGGCGCGCCGGCGCGACGCCGTCCATGACGGTCCTGGCCGCGTGGGCCCTGGTGGTCGCGCGCGCCGCCGGCCAGTCCGACGTGGTGATCGGCACGCCCTCCGCGGGCCGCGGCCCCGAACTCGAAGGGCTCGTCGGCTGCTTCGCCCACTCCCTGGCGCTGCGGATCGACGTGTCCGACGACCTCACGGTGGCCGGGCTCCTCGACCGCGTCCGCACGGCAACGTTGTCAGCACAGAACCACCAGGACCTGCCGTTCGAGCAGGTCGTCGAGCTCGTCAAGCCGGTCCGCAGCCTCGCCCACACACCGCTGTTCCAGGTGACGTTCGCCTGGCGCGGCGACGAGGAGCCGTCGTGGGCGCTGCCGGGCCTGGAGGCGACGCCGCTCGCCTCGCCGTACCCGGTCGCCGAGTTCGACCTGGCCCTGTCCCTCGCGGAGGAGGGCGGCCGGCTCACGGGCACGCTCGTCTACGCCACCGCCCTGTTCGACGCCGGGACGGCCGAGCGGTACGGCCGCCAGCTGCGGCACGTCCTGGCACAGCTCGCCGCGGGTCCCGACACGCGGGTCGCCGACGTGACCCTGCTCGACGACAAGGCCCGCCGCCAGGTCCTCGTGGACTTCAACGACACCGCCCGCGCGGTCTCACCCGCCGGTCTGGTGGAGCGCTTCGAGGCCAGGGCGCGGGAGCTGCCCGGCCAGACCGCCGTCGTCCACGGCGACGACGCGCTCGACTACGCCACCCTGGAGCGGCGCGCCAACCGGCTCGCCCACGCCCTGATCGCGCGCGGCATCGGCACCGACCGCGTCGTCGGCCTGCACACCCATCTGTCGGTGGACCTGCTCGTGGGCATCCTGGGCGTCCTGAAGGCGGGCGGCGCGTATCTGCCGCTCGACCCCGCGCTGCCCGCGGAGCGTCTCGCGGGCATGGTGGCGGACGCCGGGGCCCTGCTCGTCCTGAGCAACGACGCCGCGCCGCCGGACGACGCCTGGCAGCAGCTGACCGCCGTCGAGGCCGAGGGACAGCGGGACGACGCGCCCGGCCGGGGCTTCCGCCCGGACGACCTGGCGTACGTGATCTACACCTCCGGCTCCACCGGCCGCCCCAAGGGCGTGGCCGCGACGCACCGGGGCATCCTCAACCTCCTGGACTACTGGCTGACGCAGTTCGAGGCGACGCCGGGCCAGGCCTCGGCGATGTGGCCGAGCTTCGCCTTCGACGCCTCGGTGCAGGAACTGCTGCTTCCGCTCACCTCGGGCGGCGTCCTCCAGCTGGTGCCCAAGGAGGTGCGCGACGACCCCGAGGCCCTCCTGGGCTGGATGCGCGAGCACCGCATCGTGGAGGCGCTGCTTCCGCCCGCCTACGTCAAGTGGATCTGCGAGGCCCCCGAGGAGCGCCTGGCGGGCCTGTCCCTGCGCTACATCCACACCGGCCTGGAGCCGCTGCCCGAGGACAGCCTGCACCGCATGACCCAGGTCCTGCCGGGCCTGCACATCCTCAACGGCTACGGTCCGACCGAGACCGCCCTGTACTGCACCGCGTACCTCACCCCCAAGCCGCTGGAGCGCCAGGCCCCGATCGGCCCGCCGGTGGCCAACACCCGCGCGTACGTGCTCGACGAGCGGCTCAGGCCGGTGCCGGTCGGCGTGGTGGGCGAGCTGTACATCGCGGGGGCGGGCATGGCGCGCGGCTATCTGGGCCGCCCCGACCTGACCGCCGAGCGGTTCGTGGCCGACCCGTTCGTGCCTGGCGCGCGCATGTACCGCAGCGGCGACCTGGTCCGCTGGCTGCCCGAGGGCGACCTCCTGTACGCCGGGCGCCGCGACCACCAGGTCAAGGTGCGCGGCTTCCGCATCGAGCTGGGCGAGATCGAGGCGACGCTGCTCGACCAGCCCGGCGTGTCCGAGGCTGCCGTCATCGCCGACCGCGACGGCGCGGGCGAGCCGCAGCTGGTGGCCGCCGTGGGCGTGGGCGACGCCGCGCCGCGCCCGGCCGCCGAGTGGCGCGCGGCCCTGGCCCGACGCCTCCCGGCCCATATGATCCCGGGCATCTTCGTCGAGGTGCCGCGCCTGCCGCAGACCCAGAACGGCAAGCTCGACCGGGCGGCGCTCCTGGAGCGGGCCCGCGCCGACCGGCCCGCCCAGGTCAACCTGGCGAGCCCGCGCGACCACATCGAGCTGACGCTCTATCAGATATGGCGGGGCCTGCTGTTGCAGCCGGACATCGGCATCCGCGACAGCTTCTTCGACATCGGCGGCACCTCCATCTCCGCCATCAAGCTGGTGCACGCCATCCGCGAGGCCTTCGGCGAGACCCTCCTGGTCCGTGAGGTCATGCTGCACCCGACCATCGAGGAGCTGGGCGGCAGGCTGCGCCGCGGCGCGTCCGGAGCGCCGCCGAGCAACCTGCTGCAGTTCCGCCCGGGCGACGGCGACGCGCACGTCGTCTGCGTCCACCCGGCGGGCGGCACCGCCTTCTGCTACCTCTCGCTGGCCAAGGCCCTGCCGGAGCACATCGGCGTGCACGGCGTCCAGTCCCTGGGCGTGAATCCCGGAGAGACCTTCCTGCCCACGGTCGAGGCCATGGCCGAGGCCTATCTGGAGCTCATCGAGCCGCTGTCCGGCGGGCCGCTGATCCTCACGGGCCTGTCCTACGGCGGTCTCGTCGTCCACGAGATGGGCCGCCGCCTCGCCGCCGCGGGCCACCGGGACGTCAGCGTGGTGCTGCTCGACGCCCAGGGCGCGGGCAACGCGGAGCAGCGCGCCAACATCGCCACCGTCGACATGGCCGAGTTCCGCGACAAGCTGGTGAAGTTCAACGGCATGTACCCCGGCATCGACGACCGGCAGATCGAGCAGTACTTCCACATCTACAACCACAACCGCACCACCGCGGGCGTCTACGACCCGCTGCCGACCGGGGCCCGGACCGTCTTCATGCAGGCGACCGAGGACGCGACGGAGCAGTTCCTCGCCGACATCAGGGACTTCTGGCGGTGCCGCGCCGACGGCGACTTCGAGGTGGAGCCGGTGGCGTGCGACCACTGGGAGATGCTGGAGTCCGACGAGGTCCTTCGGGTGGCCGCGCGGATCGAGTCGGAACTGGCCCGCTTCGCCGGGTCCGGTGAGGCGCGGTTCACCGAGTCCGCTCCGGCGCGGGAGGCGGAATGA